From Coturnix japonica isolate 7356 chromosome 3, Coturnix japonica 2.1, whole genome shotgun sequence, the proteins below share one genomic window:
- the NCOA7 gene encoding nuclear receptor coactivator 7 isoform X6 codes for MMKRQKMPLNIQIFYCAKPDQDEPFVKIITVEEAKRRKSVCSYYGEEEDDDALPVLKHHSALLENMHIEQLAQRLPARVQGYPWRLAYSTLEHGTSLKTLYRKSASLDSPVLLVIKDMDNQIFGAYATHPFKFSDHYYGTGETFLYTFSPNFKVFKWSGENTYFINGDMTSLELGGGGGRFGLWLDADLYHGRSNSCSTFNNDILSKKEDFIIQDVEVWTFE; via the exons ATGATGAAAAGGCAAAAGATGCCTTTGAATATTCAGATTTTTTACTGTGCCAAACCTGACCAGGACGAACCTTTTGTGAAG ATCATTACCGTAGAAGAAGCAAAACGGCGGAAGAGTGTTTGCAGCTACTATGGAGAAGAAGAAGATGATGATGCTTTACCTGTCTTAAAGCATCACAGTGCACTTCTGGAAAATATGCACATAGAGCAG CTTGCCCAGCGCTTGCCTGCAAGAGTGCAGGGCTACCCGTGGCGGCTGGCGTATAGTACTCTGGAGCATGGGACAAGCCTGAAGACTCTGTATCGCAAATCGGCATCTCTGGACAGTCCAGTTCTCCTCGTCATTAAGGACATGGACAACCAG ATTTTTGGAGCATATGCTACGCATCCCTTCAAGTTTAGTGACCATTACTATGGCACTGGTGAAACATTCCTCTACACGTTCAGTCCAAATTTCAAG GTATTCAAATGGAGCGGGGAGAATACCTACTTCATCAATGGAGATATGACCTCTCTGGAGCTTGGAGGTGGAGG cGGACGATTCGGCTTATGGTTAGATGCAGACCTGTATCATGGACGAAGCAACTCCTGCAGCACCTTCAATAATGACATCTTATCTAAGAAAGAGGATTTCATAATACAGGATGTAGAAGTATGGACATTTGAATGA